In Candidatus Latescibacter sp., the genomic window AATCGAAGTCCTGAACAAGGCGCGCGCAAGGGAGTTAATGGCGATTTCCCAGTACATGAACCAGCACTTCAATCTGGAGGACATGGATTACGGAGAACTGGCATCGAGTGTAAAACATATTGCAATCGATGAGATGCGTCACGCGGAAACATTTGCAGAACGAATAAAGGAATTGGACGGAGAACCGACGACTGAGCCTGCTAACAAGGCTGAAAAAGGTCAGAAAGTGCAGTCAATCTTTTCATTTGATGCCAAACTCGAGGACGATACGATCGGCGTTTATAACCAATTCGTGTCGGTGTGCAGAGAAAATGGCGACAGCACCAGCATGAAAATTTTTGAAAATATCATTGATGAAGAACAGGCGCATTTCAACTACTTTGACAAAGTCAATGAACACATCGAGAAGCTCGGCGATGTATATCTTGCTCAAATTGCCGGAACATCTTCAGAGAAATAGAATTTTGCAGTGAAAACAGGTTTCTGACGCTGCACAGACAAAGTTCGACGAGGAAAAAGACAAAGAAGGGCTTACGGTCGGAACCGTAAGCCCTTGCTGTTCTTGATCTCATCCCGGCTGCAGACTGTTACTTATTCATATCGTTTTTCTTCAAAGGAGCGATCCATAAGTAGACGGTATGCTGGGAATACTCGCCGGAATTGACCGTTACTGTTTTAACCGGCGTAACTATTCCCTGCATATCGAAATCGTGTGAAACAATCCGTGTGCCGGGTTTGACCTTCTCAAGCTGGGGGATCAGTTTAACGTTAAGACTGGAAAGCAGATAGAGCGTTATTACATTGGCCTTGCCAAGGTCAATGGTGAAAATATCCTTCTGATAAATGTTGACCAGATTCTGGACATTGTTCTTTTTTACATTCTCCAATGACTCGATTACCCGCTGCGGGTCGATATCATACCCCACCCCCATGCACCCAAACTTCTTGGCTGCTGTTAC contains:
- a CDS encoding bacterioferritin, which gives rise to MAQNTQTQRKEKVIEVLNKARARELMAISQYMNQHFNLEDMDYGELASSVKHIAIDEMRHAETFAERIKELDGEPTTEPANKAEKGQKVQSIFSFDAKLEDDTIGVYNQFVSVCRENGDSTSMKIFENIIDEEQAHFNYFDKVNEHIEKLGDVYLAQIAGTSSEK
- a CDS encoding 50S ribosomal protein L11 methyltransferase, with product MTVHTIVRSKSSLMHVCMMNGMLVLVCLAALVVGCGHQSVRPAVNPPVVDSANQELKEIRTPDILFVPTPQEVVDKMLELADVKKDDLVYDLGCGDGRIVVTAAKKFGCMGVGYDIDPQRVIESLENVKKNNVQNLVNIYQKDIFTIDLGKANVITLYLLSSLNVKLIPQLEKVKPGTRIVSHDFDMQGIVTPVKTVTVNSGEYSQHTVYLWIAPLKKNDMNK